The Streptomyces uncialis genomic interval TCCGTCAGGGTCGGGTCCGCGTAGTGCAGGGTCCGGCCGTCGACGGTGACCTCGTACGAGAAACCGTCCGGGACGCCCGTACCGGGTACCGGACTCGCACCGGCCAGGGCCTGCTCGGCCAGGGCGTGCCAGTCCGCGGCGTCGGCCCGG includes:
- a CDS encoding protealysin inhibitor emfourin; amino-acid sequence: MRIFVRRTGGFAGIERQAEVDTACRADAADWHALAEQALAGASPVPGTGVPDGFSYEVTVDGRTLHYADPTLTDAQRELVSRVLKEGA